The Malus sylvestris chromosome 12, drMalSylv7.2, whole genome shotgun sequence genome contains a region encoding:
- the LOC126592332 gene encoding ankyrin repeat-containing protein C6C3.08-like produces MEITRHDEDEVYEASWTGDVEYLNRLIEKDPEILRRISLQTGKIGTPLHVSALLGHVEFTKALCTNNPKLGERVDVDGRTPLHLASAEGHKETIEPLLSVYAEGHKKIHV; encoded by the coding sequence atggagaTCACACGGCATGATGAAGATGAAGTGTACGAGGCATCATGGACTGGGGATGTGGAATACTTAAACAGATTGATTGAAAAAGACCCAGAAATTCTAAGGAGAATATCCCTGCAGACCGGAAAAATCGGAACCCCCTTGCATGTTTCGGCCTTGCTCGGCCACGTTGAGTTTACCAAAGCCCTTTGCACTAACAATCCCAAACTTGGAGAGCGGGTGGACGTCGATGGACGCACGCCCCTGCACTTGGCTTCTGCTGAGGGCCACAAGGAGACTATCGAACCTTTGTTATCTGTGTATGCTGAAGGCCACAAGAAGATTCATGTATGA